The following proteins are encoded in a genomic region of Bacillus horti:
- a CDS encoding 3-hydroxyacyl-CoA dehydrogenase/enoyl-CoA hydratase family protein codes for MESIKTQVQSVQGKPLHIKKAAVIGSGVMGASIAAHLANVGIPCYLLDILPQSLSSEEENKGLTLEDPQVRNKLATTALKRLGKMKPAAFYDPSFVERITPGNVEDDLRRIQEVDWIVEVVVENLDVKKELLAKIEKHWKPGTIVTTNTSGISIEAMAEELSDEFKASFMGTHFFNPPRYMKLLEVIPHPLTDSTLLEQMVAFCEKVLGKGVVLAKDTPNFIANRIGTYGLIVSMQEMRDNGYTVDDIDAVSGPAMGRPKSATFRTLDIVGLDTFVHVARNVYEQVEDEEEKQAFALPDYVQEMVRRGWIGEKGGQGFYKKIKTDQGSEILSLDIKTLEYQPKNKVKGTSLDAAKQAKQAPNKLKALYQADDQYAKLAWDLLKKVLIYSAEKVGEIADTIVEIDQAMKWGFNWELGPFEAWDAIGLVESVKRMEKEGLTVPAWVKEWVAEGHESFYEREADQLLYVNKGELRELQTRPTHISLKDKKSKKEAVLSNSGASLIDIGDGVACLEFHSPNNAIGADILMLIQQSMDEVRKNFKGLIIANEGRNFCVGANIMQLLMEAQSGEWDEIDLIVRQFQETMYNLKYFEKPVIAAPHQMTLGGGVEVCMGADVVVPHAETYYGLVEVGVGLIPGGGGCKEMALRASNQIESIKDADLQPVVNKAFETIGLAKVSTSAHEAKKLGLLRKSDPIVLERDAQLYRAKQEVLSLTNAGYRAPIEKKIKVVGENGKAVLQMGVYMMHQAGYISDYDRFIANKLAHVIAGGSVPAGSLVSEQYLLDLEREAFISLCGEPKTQQRIQHMLTKGKPLRN; via the coding sequence ATGGAATCTATTAAAACTCAGGTACAAAGCGTACAAGGGAAGCCCCTTCACATTAAAAAGGCCGCCGTTATAGGCTCGGGGGTAATGGGAGCAAGCATCGCTGCCCATCTTGCGAATGTAGGCATCCCTTGCTATCTTCTTGATATTCTCCCTCAATCGCTTTCGTCAGAGGAAGAGAATAAGGGACTTACTCTAGAAGACCCTCAGGTAAGAAACAAACTAGCAACAACTGCCCTTAAACGATTAGGGAAGATGAAGCCAGCCGCCTTTTATGATCCTTCATTTGTCGAGCGAATTACACCGGGAAATGTAGAGGATGATCTTCGGCGTATTCAAGAGGTGGACTGGATTGTAGAAGTTGTTGTTGAAAACCTAGACGTTAAAAAAGAACTTCTAGCGAAAATTGAGAAGCATTGGAAGCCAGGAACAATTGTCACAACAAATACATCTGGAATTTCTATAGAGGCCATGGCTGAGGAGCTTTCTGACGAGTTTAAGGCGTCCTTTATGGGAACCCATTTTTTTAATCCGCCAAGATATATGAAACTACTAGAGGTTATTCCTCACCCATTAACAGATTCCACTTTACTTGAGCAGATGGTTGCCTTTTGTGAAAAGGTATTAGGAAAAGGAGTTGTCCTAGCAAAGGACACCCCTAATTTTATTGCTAATCGTATCGGCACATATGGGCTGATTGTTTCTATGCAGGAAATGAGGGATAACGGTTATACCGTTGATGATATAGACGCAGTGAGTGGTCCAGCGATGGGCAGGCCAAAAAGCGCTACATTTCGAACCTTGGATATAGTAGGTTTGGATACTTTTGTCCATGTGGCTCGCAACGTGTATGAACAGGTGGAGGACGAGGAGGAGAAGCAGGCTTTTGCTCTTCCAGATTATGTACAAGAAATGGTCCGGAGAGGATGGATTGGAGAGAAGGGAGGACAGGGCTTTTATAAGAAAATCAAGACAGATCAGGGCAGTGAAATTCTATCTTTGGATATCAAAACCCTAGAGTATCAGCCGAAAAACAAGGTGAAAGGGACATCCCTTGATGCTGCGAAGCAAGCTAAGCAGGCACCAAACAAATTGAAAGCGCTTTATCAAGCGGATGATCAGTACGCTAAGCTGGCCTGGGATCTGCTGAAAAAGGTATTGATCTACTCCGCTGAAAAGGTTGGAGAGATTGCCGATACGATAGTGGAAATAGATCAGGCGATGAAATGGGGCTTTAACTGGGAGCTAGGTCCCTTTGAGGCTTGGGATGCGATTGGCTTAGTGGAGTCCGTGAAGAGGATGGAGAAAGAGGGCTTAACGGTACCAGCATGGGTCAAAGAGTGGGTAGCAGAAGGACATGAAAGCTTCTATGAAAGAGAAGCTGATCAACTGCTTTATGTGAATAAGGGTGAGCTTCGGGAGCTTCAAACTAGGCCTACTCATATTTCGCTTAAGGATAAAAAGTCCAAAAAGGAAGCCGTGCTATCTAATAGTGGAGCTAGTCTAATCGATATCGGTGATGGTGTGGCATGTCTAGAATTCCATTCTCCGAATAATGCGATCGGAGCAGATATTTTAATGCTAATTCAGCAAAGCATGGATGAGGTTAGGAAGAACTTTAAGGGACTTATTATAGCGAATGAAGGACGTAATTTCTGTGTTGGAGCAAATATCATGCAGCTGCTTATGGAGGCACAGAGTGGTGAGTGGGATGAAATTGATCTGATAGTCCGTCAGTTCCAGGAAACAATGTATAACCTCAAATACTTTGAAAAGCCTGTTATTGCCGCACCACATCAAATGACGCTAGGAGGAGGTGTTGAGGTCTGTATGGGAGCAGATGTTGTTGTTCCCCATGCTGAAACGTATTATGGCTTAGTTGAGGTCGGAGTTGGTCTTATCCCTGGAGGCGGAGGCTGTAAAGAGATGGCTCTTAGAGCTAGTAATCAAATTGAGTCTATTAAGGATGCTGATTTACAGCCTGTCGTCAATAAAGCCTTTGAAACGATTGGCTTAGCCAAGGTATCTACTAGTGCTCATGAGGCCAAAAAGCTTGGCTTGTTAAGAAAAAGTGATCCAATAGTGCTTGAAAGGGATGCTCAGCTATATAGAGCAAAGCAAGAGGTCTTATCTTTAACCAATGCAGGGTACAGGGCTCCCATTGAAAAGAAGATAAAAGTGGTTGGTGAAAATGGAAAAGCGGTCCTGCAGATGGGGGTTTATATGATGCATCAAGCTGGTTATATCAGCGATTACGACCGTTTCATTGCCAATAAGCTAGCCCATGTTATAGCAGGGGGGAGTGTTCCAGCGGGGAGCCTCGTTTCTGAGCAATACTTATTAGATTTGGAGCGTGAAGCATTCATCAGCTTGTGCGGGGAACCAAAAACACAGCAACGTATTCAGCATATGCTGACGAAGGGTAAGCCATTGCGTAATTAG
- a CDS encoding TetR/AcrR family transcriptional regulator: MARSKNIEKYHAILNAALTVFAQNGFHRSSVSSIAKEAGVADGTIYIYFKNKEEILVSVFQERLGYLIETSRARIQTATDAKEALKVICHTHYSELENHLDLAYVTQIELRQSSFDMRKAIGQAVKPYITLIEGVLQRGVDEGSFRSDLDLKLTRLLLFGAMDQVVTSWLMAGQKYSLTKQAEGTVQFFINGLTAK, from the coding sequence ATGGCAAGGAGTAAAAACATCGAAAAATACCACGCCATTCTCAATGCGGCCCTCACTGTATTCGCTCAAAACGGCTTCCACCGTTCCTCCGTATCTAGCATTGCCAAAGAAGCTGGCGTTGCTGACGGTACCATATATATCTATTTTAAAAATAAAGAAGAGATTCTGGTTTCCGTGTTTCAAGAGCGCTTAGGATATCTAATTGAAACCTCTCGTGCCCGAATTCAAACGGCTACGGATGCCAAGGAGGCGCTAAAAGTTATCTGTCATACCCACTACTCAGAATTAGAAAATCATTTAGATTTGGCCTACGTCACTCAAATTGAATTAAGGCAAAGCTCGTTCGATATGCGTAAAGCGATTGGTCAAGCGGTAAAGCCTTACATTACTCTAATTGAAGGTGTCTTACAAAGAGGTGTAGACGAGGGAAGCTTTCGTTCAGATCTTGATTTGAAGCTGACAAGGCTTCTGCTTTTTGGGGCTATGGATCAAGTGGTCACCTCCTGGCTTATGGCGGGACAAAAATATTCTTTGACGAAACAAGCAGAGGGAACAGTACAGTTTTTTATCAATGGCTTAACGGCAAAATAA
- a CDS encoding GNAT family N-acetyltransferase — MIHLEMMVLGQEGEKAEQIKIRNYNQQDFAAIRQIERECYPPPFPEADLWDDTQLAKHVEIFPEGALCAEYKGQIVGSMTTLIIDDRRGITHDWDFITNEGMLKGRHNPNGNTLYVADMIVSPQYRMMGLGRLFMQAVYFLVIELGLERLLGAVRMPGYHKVAEQMSPEEYLEEVIAGVRRDPVITFMLKCGRKPVKVVYNYCEDHLSCNCAVLMEWRNPFLYRKRNIDLEHEYNR, encoded by the coding sequence ATGATACATTTAGAAATGATGGTATTAGGACAAGAGGGAGAAAAAGCTGAGCAGATTAAAATCCGCAACTACAATCAACAGGATTTCGCTGCCATTAGGCAAATCGAGAGAGAATGCTATCCTCCACCTTTCCCAGAAGCTGACCTTTGGGATGATACACAGCTCGCCAAACATGTAGAGATTTTTCCAGAAGGAGCTCTATGTGCTGAGTATAAAGGTCAAATTGTTGGAAGTATGACGACATTAATTATAGATGACCGCAGAGGAATTACTCATGATTGGGATTTTATAACCAATGAAGGTATGCTTAAAGGAAGACATAATCCTAATGGTAATACACTTTATGTAGCCGATATGATTGTTTCTCCACAATATCGCATGATGGGACTTGGTAGATTATTCATGCAGGCTGTTTATTTTCTAGTGATTGAGCTGGGCTTAGAGCGGCTTCTTGGAGCGGTTAGAATGCCTGGGTATCATAAAGTAGCTGAGCAAATGAGTCCAGAAGAGTACTTAGAGGAGGTTATTGCTGGAGTTCGCCGCGATCCGGTGATAACCTTTATGTTAAAATGCGGGCGCAAGCCAGTAAAGGTAGTGTATAATTATTGTGAAGACCACCTTTCCTGTAACTGTGCCGTCCTCATGGAATGGAGAAATCCATTTCTGTATCGAAAGAGGAATATTGATCTTGAGCACGAATACAATAGGTGA
- a CDS encoding cob(I)yrinic acid a,c-diamide adenosyltransferase gives MKIYTKTGDQGKTSIIGGRVNKDDIQVEAYGTVDEANSQIGVVVSLLPVETKELIAELENIQHELFDCGSDLSMKAGAEEKYPYKVHEEMVTFLEQRIDEYVQEAPELERFILPGGTTAAAQLHLARTVVRRAERCVVTLTQRQAVNPFVRQYLNRLSDYLFALARVINVRAGRQDVEYVRGAKVFRSEEKE, from the coding sequence ATGAAAATCTACACGAAAACGGGTGACCAAGGAAAAACGAGTATTATTGGTGGTCGTGTGAACAAGGACGATATTCAGGTTGAGGCATACGGTACGGTTGATGAGGCTAATAGTCAAATTGGTGTGGTTGTTTCCTTGCTACCGGTGGAGACCAAGGAGCTAATCGCTGAGCTTGAGAATATTCAGCATGAGCTATTTGATTGTGGTAGCGATTTAAGTATGAAGGCAGGAGCTGAGGAGAAGTATCCCTACAAGGTTCATGAAGAGATGGTCACGTTTCTTGAGCAACGTATTGATGAGTACGTCCAAGAGGCTCCAGAGCTGGAGAGATTCATCTTGCCAGGTGGAACCACGGCAGCGGCACAGCTTCATTTGGCTCGGACTGTCGTTCGCCGAGCAGAACGCTGTGTGGTAACTCTAACTCAACGTCAAGCTGTGAACCCTTTTGTACGACAATATTTGAATCGGTTATCAGATTACTTATTTGCCTTAGCACGGGTGATAAACGTAAGAGCTGGTCGACAGGATGTAGAGTATGTACGAGGAGCCAAGGTCTTCCGGAGTGAGGAGAAAGAGTAG
- a CDS encoding FecCD family ABC transporter permease produces MPSIFTRKSLNRIILLYVCCGGLVLVTSLLGLFYSSVTIPMKDIVHILLEKSVGLGLGLEIEKQVAMIIWEIRLPRVILAGIVGASLALAGAAFQGLLRNPLADPYTIGVSSGAALGAVAVIFFQITLVGLQGFTLPLFSIAGGFFTLLLVYSLTRLSGRGMAVQTIILAGIIISSFVGAFISLIIALSGTELRQIIYWIMGSVGMRGWSYVGLVLPFFLLGAIVIIWHYRELNTLALGEEAARHVGVNVNRKKIYILIGASLLTGGAVAVSGMIGFVGLVVPHLVRLVIGPNHKHVLPLSVLVGSSFLILADLLSRTIIAPQELPIGVITALIGAPVFAYLLIRNRSGRRVRM; encoded by the coding sequence TTGCCAAGCATATTTACCCGGAAATCTTTGAATAGAATTATTTTACTTTATGTTTGCTGTGGAGGGCTTGTTCTTGTAACAAGCCTTCTTGGATTATTTTATAGTAGTGTCACCATCCCAATGAAGGACATCGTGCATATTCTTTTAGAAAAGAGTGTTGGACTTGGGTTGGGATTAGAGATAGAAAAACAGGTAGCCATGATTATCTGGGAAATTCGTCTTCCACGGGTTATTTTGGCAGGTATTGTAGGAGCTTCATTAGCTCTTGCAGGAGCGGCATTCCAGGGGCTATTACGTAATCCCTTAGCTGATCCATATACGATTGGTGTTTCATCAGGAGCAGCGTTAGGAGCAGTAGCTGTCATATTTTTTCAAATCACTTTGGTTGGTCTACAGGGCTTTACCCTTCCTTTATTTTCAATTGCGGGTGGTTTTTTTACGCTACTGTTGGTTTACAGCTTAACACGTCTTTCAGGGCGAGGGATGGCGGTACAGACTATCATTCTGGCGGGCATTATTATTAGCTCGTTTGTAGGAGCTTTTATCTCATTAATTATTGCTCTTAGTGGGACAGAACTACGCCAGATCATTTACTGGATTATGGGTAGTGTAGGGATGAGGGGATGGAGCTATGTTGGCTTGGTACTCCCTTTCTTTTTACTCGGGGCTATTGTTATCATTTGGCACTATCGTGAATTGAACACACTCGCATTAGGAGAGGAAGCAGCTCGTCATGTTGGGGTCAACGTGAATCGGAAAAAGATTTATATTTTAATTGGAGCCTCCCTTTTGACGGGAGGGGCTGTAGCTGTTTCAGGAATGATTGGATTTGTAGGGCTTGTTGTTCCCCATCTTGTACGACTGGTCATTGGTCCGAACCATAAGCATGTTTTACCTTTGTCTGTTCTTGTTGGTAGCTCTTTTCTTATTCTCGCAGATCTTCTTTCTAGGACAATTATTGCTCCTCAGGAGTTACCTATAGGGGTCATTACGGCTTTGATTGGTGCCCCAGTTTTTGCTTACTTATTGATTAGAAACCGCAGTGGAAGGAGAGTAAGGATGTGA
- a CDS encoding adenosylcobinamide amidohydrolase — MTDSKRLPYTKEQHGKVGSPLSSPVSPSMNAVLQLNQLSGGYDDQLVVKEISFEVLEGEFLSLIGPNGSGKSTVLKLVTGLLPIHSGEVHLFGRPLSSYSTVEKARVISVLSQEEQVSFDFTVEEIVQLGRYPFQRGWFQTYTKKDQKQVDEVMELTNVAAFRDIPFRLLSGGEKQRVLLAKALVQEPKLLFLDEPTNHLDIHHSYELLQVLKEWQKTRKLTVLAILHDLNLAALYSDRIVLLDAGTVKEMGEPNLLKNSKQLEEVYQVQVQATTHPDVAKPQVYLSTQNHISKQEKALVEMYSIQQVEELLHIKLDQPFRTISNAVWGEGIQWAQDYCNFYVTKDYVCSDPQEDVSSWMMEKGILPNQAIGMMTAVPLKHAVHCTRSFHGVSFAAVVTAGVGNPVDIIGDTEPQQVRRAGTINVFVFVDAHLSDGALVNASLSATEAKTKALAAHQIKDKQTGTLATGTATDSLCIASSQRGERTAYAGSGTIIGKGIAQVVYEATYQAIERYLKGNR, encoded by the coding sequence GTGACGGACTCCAAGCGTTTACCATATACTAAGGAACAGCATGGAAAGGTAGGTTCTCCTTTATCTTCTCCTGTGTCCCCTTCAATGAATGCTGTTTTACAGCTTAATCAGCTATCAGGGGGCTATGACGATCAACTTGTTGTTAAAGAAATTTCCTTTGAAGTTCTAGAAGGTGAATTTCTCTCATTAATTGGTCCCAATGGAAGTGGTAAATCTACGGTTTTAAAGCTGGTCACAGGACTCTTACCTATTCATTCAGGAGAGGTTCATCTATTTGGTCGTCCATTATCAAGCTATTCAACGGTTGAAAAGGCTAGAGTTATATCTGTACTCTCTCAGGAGGAGCAGGTTAGCTTCGACTTTACCGTTGAGGAGATTGTTCAGTTAGGAAGGTATCCTTTTCAACGGGGCTGGTTCCAGACGTATACGAAGAAGGATCAGAAACAAGTGGATGAGGTGATGGAGCTTACGAATGTTGCTGCTTTTAGAGATATTCCCTTTCGCCTGCTAAGCGGTGGAGAGAAGCAGAGGGTTTTGTTAGCTAAAGCATTAGTTCAAGAGCCTAAGCTTCTCTTTTTAGATGAGCCTACGAACCATCTAGATATTCACCATTCCTATGAGCTTTTGCAGGTTTTAAAGGAGTGGCAGAAAACAAGGAAGCTAACTGTTCTAGCAATTCTTCATGACTTGAATTTAGCAGCACTTTACTCAGATCGGATTGTCCTTTTAGATGCTGGTACTGTGAAGGAGATGGGTGAACCTAACTTACTCAAAAATAGTAAGCAGCTTGAAGAGGTCTATCAGGTCCAGGTGCAAGCTACCACCCATCCTGACGTAGCTAAGCCACAGGTTTATTTATCTACTCAAAATCATATTTCAAAGCAAGAAAAAGCGTTAGTAGAGATGTATAGCATTCAGCAGGTTGAAGAACTACTCCATATTAAGCTTGACCAGCCTTTCCGGACGATATCCAATGCCGTTTGGGGAGAAGGGATACAGTGGGCGCAGGATTACTGCAATTTTTATGTGACTAAGGATTACGTTTGCTCTGATCCTCAGGAGGATGTTTCAAGCTGGATGATGGAAAAAGGGATATTACCTAATCAGGCGATTGGGATGATGACGGCTGTTCCACTTAAGCATGCTGTTCATTGTACGAGAAGCTTTCACGGCGTTTCCTTTGCTGCTGTTGTTACAGCAGGAGTGGGGAACCCTGTGGATATTATTGGGGATACAGAACCTCAACAGGTGAGAAGGGCAGGTACGATTAATGTGTTTGTTTTTGTGGATGCCCATCTATCTGATGGGGCTCTGGTTAATGCTAGTTTGTCTGCAACGGAAGCCAAAACAAAAGCACTAGCTGCTCACCAGATTAAAGATAAACAAACGGGGACACTAGCTACTGGTACAGCTACTGATAGCTTATGTATAGCAAGCTCTCAAAGAGGAGAGCGAACAGCCTATGCTGGTTCAGGTACAATTATTGGTAAAGGGATCGCTCAGGTCGTTTATGAAGCAACCTATCAGGCGATAGAAAGATACCTAAAGGGCAATAGGTAA
- the gcvH gene encoding glycine cleavage system protein GcvH produces the protein MNLPKELKYSEEHEWVRVEGNKAYIGISDFAQSELGDIVFVELPEEGDEVEQDGSFGSVESVKTVSELYSPVSGKVLEVNGNLEDSPELVNEAPYGDGWMIVVEMSDESELDNLMSAEDYEKMVSQD, from the coding sequence GTGAACTTACCAAAAGAGCTTAAATATAGTGAAGAACATGAATGGGTACGAGTAGAAGGAAATAAAGCATACATAGGGATTTCTGATTTTGCTCAATCTGAGCTAGGAGATATTGTTTTTGTAGAGCTTCCAGAAGAAGGAGACGAAGTAGAGCAGGATGGCTCTTTCGGTAGCGTTGAATCGGTAAAAACCGTTTCTGAACTCTATTCTCCTGTAAGCGGCAAGGTTCTTGAAGTTAACGGAAATCTTGAGGATTCTCCTGAGCTAGTGAACGAAGCTCCTTATGGGGACGGCTGGATGATCGTCGTTGAAATGTCTGATGAAAGTGAATTGGACAACCTTATGTCTGCTGAAGACTATGAGAAGATGGTATCTCAAGACTAA
- a CDS encoding carbon-nitrogen hydrolase family protein, translating into MTKLRITAVQHLMRPITVFDQFADQVSSYVRAARDWDSQFVLLPEMFTLQLLSFFPRRDPQTTIRLLHEFTERYITLFQELAQETGLYIVAGTHMVKTEDEKMYNMSYLFHPNGHYDCQPKVHLTPYEKSAWFVHGGEEFKVFDTAHGKVAILICYDIEFPEAARIVSDMGAKIIFCPSCTDDEHGFHRVRFSCHARAIENQVYVVHTGTIGWLPNVQYMEGNYGEAAIIAPSDTVFPPKGIIAKGQPNIESIITGDIDLDLLKDLPEKGSVRTMQDRRPEIYKKYIQY; encoded by the coding sequence ATGACCAAGCTTAGAATTACGGCGGTTCAGCATTTAATGAGACCGATTACCGTATTTGATCAGTTTGCTGATCAGGTTTCAAGTTATGTTCGTGCAGCACGGGACTGGGACTCCCAGTTTGTCCTTTTACCTGAGATGTTTACCTTGCAGCTCCTTAGCTTTTTTCCACGCAGGGATCCGCAAACAACCATTCGTTTGTTGCATGAATTTACAGAACGTTACATTACACTGTTTCAAGAGCTCGCTCAAGAAACAGGATTATATATAGTTGCTGGAACACATATGGTTAAAACAGAGGATGAAAAAATGTACAATATGTCCTATCTTTTTCATCCAAACGGGCATTATGACTGTCAGCCGAAGGTGCATTTAACTCCTTATGAAAAATCAGCATGGTTTGTCCATGGGGGTGAGGAGTTCAAGGTGTTTGATACGGCTCACGGTAAAGTAGCGATTCTGATCTGCTATGATATTGAGTTTCCAGAAGCAGCACGAATCGTCAGTGATATGGGTGCTAAGATCATCTTTTGCCCTTCCTGTACGGATGATGAGCACGGTTTCCACCGTGTGCGGTTTTCCTGTCACGCTAGAGCGATAGAGAACCAGGTGTACGTTGTGCATACAGGAACAATAGGCTGGCTACCGAACGTTCAATATATGGAGGGGAACTATGGAGAAGCAGCTATTATTGCTCCAAGTGATACCGTCTTTCCACCTAAGGGGATTATCGCCAAAGGTCAGCCTAACATCGAATCGATTATTACAGGAGACATTGATTTAGACCTGTTAAAAGACCTCCCTGAAAAAGGCTCGGTTAGAACGATGCAGGATCGTCGTCCAGAAATTTATAAAAAGTATATTCAGTATTAG
- a CDS encoding DUF6612 family protein, with translation MKKWMLILTLAASVLVLAACGTEADSSDVQNAQEVFEKSVNAMESVNSYSMSMDMEQEIPFGDEVLNTSTSMTGDLVLVPLSMHQVMNMSVPGEGTMEMEMYLTEEGVYMSDSESGMWMNMPEELFGDLMDLESMQTNPQEELERLAEFVDDFSYAEEGDFYVLTLSASGDKFKALIMDTLEEVTGGDELLAEALEDIEIHQIDYEIKIDKETYYQTELVMDMDFTITADGETVRIKQKVDATFSNFNGVDEIVVPQEVIDSAVDLGGF, from the coding sequence ATGAAAAAATGGATGTTGATTTTGACTTTAGCTGCCAGTGTGCTAGTACTTGCTGCTTGTGGGACAGAAGCTGATAGCAGCGATGTTCAAAACGCCCAGGAAGTATTTGAAAAATCGGTTAATGCTATGGAGAGCGTTAACAGCTATAGTATGAGTATGGATATGGAGCAAGAAATCCCATTTGGAGATGAAGTATTAAATACAAGTACATCAATGACAGGGGATCTTGTCCTTGTTCCTCTAAGTATGCACCAAGTCATGAATATGTCAGTTCCTGGTGAAGGGACTATGGAGATGGAAATGTATTTAACAGAGGAAGGCGTGTACATGTCCGACAGTGAATCAGGGATGTGGATGAATATGCCTGAGGAGCTGTTTGGAGATCTAATGGATTTAGAATCTATGCAGACAAATCCACAGGAAGAGCTTGAAAGACTTGCTGAGTTCGTTGATGATTTCAGCTATGCTGAAGAAGGAGATTTCTACGTATTAACCTTATCTGCTTCTGGAGATAAATTCAAAGCACTAATCATGGATACACTGGAAGAGGTTACTGGCGGAGACGAATTGCTGGCTGAAGCGTTAGAGGATATTGAGATTCATCAGATTGATTATGAAATTAAGATTGATAAAGAAACATATTATCAGACTGAGCTAGTGATGGATATGGATTTCACTATTACAGCAGATGGTGAAACGGTAAGAATTAAGCAAAAAGTAGATGCCACATTCTCTAACTTTAATGGTGTAGATGAGATTGTAGTTCCTCAAGAGGTTATTGATTCTGCTGTTGATTTAGGTGGATTCTAA
- a CDS encoding arsenate reductase family protein — protein sequence MAKLTAYLYPKCGTCRQAKAWLGNQGYEINEINIAEDPPTKEELKKLWSQSGEELKKFFNTSGMKYRELGIKDKLPNLSEDEQLELLSSDGMLIKRPIVTDGSKVTIGFKDNLFADAWGK from the coding sequence ATGGCAAAGCTAACAGCCTATTTATACCCTAAGTGTGGGACATGCAGACAAGCTAAAGCATGGCTCGGGAATCAAGGATATGAAATTAATGAAATTAATATTGCCGAGGATCCTCCTACTAAGGAAGAGCTGAAAAAGCTATGGTCTCAATCAGGAGAAGAATTAAAGAAATTCTTTAATACAAGTGGAATGAAATACCGTGAATTAGGGATTAAGGATAAATTACCAAACTTATCGGAGGATGAGCAGCTTGAGCTATTATCCTCAGACGGAATGCTCATTAAGCGTCCAATTGTGACCGACGGCTCTAAGGTAACCATTGGTTTCAAAGATAATCTATTTGCAGACGCTTGGGGAAAATAG